One Bacillus sp. 1780r2a1 DNA segment encodes these proteins:
- a CDS encoding nucleotidyltransferase family protein, producing MIHTFIQQIYMDHPLAYQKHDYQKLLNEIEKDAVSSQVYCLLKKYGKLEEIPLDMRNRLEQVYKKIVFQNLIIKKEKDDVLKALTEFGIAVIVLKGTSFAERYYGHIGARPTSDIDVLIKPDNLAKAKEIVISMGFNVENEPIEGHFHVTFSKYMPGSIVPLMVELHWNILRSNTSVLNIEEFWAASTPEKNNPYIRNLDPQHEFYMICLHGWRHNLDAAKYFLDIIQMCEILKGKIDIPKMLTDSKQHHTRKRLEKTLSIVHQTYPELEHLSFYSAINHEKYKLDYYVHRHTKVSLIRYIDRISHRFFNYDLITYSFKEIKKWCIQRYNNSR from the coding sequence ATGATTCATACATTTATACAACAAATTTACATGGACCACCCTCTTGCATATCAAAAACATGACTATCAAAAGTTACTAAATGAAATTGAGAAAGACGCCGTGTCTTCTCAAGTTTATTGCTTGCTAAAAAAATATGGAAAACTAGAAGAAATACCTTTAGATATGCGTAACAGACTTGAACAAGTTTATAAAAAAATAGTGTTTCAAAACTTAATTATTAAGAAAGAAAAAGATGATGTCTTAAAGGCACTTACAGAGTTTGGTATAGCAGTCATTGTACTTAAAGGTACTTCTTTTGCAGAACGGTACTATGGGCATATAGGTGCAAGACCAACCTCTGATATTGACGTATTAATTAAGCCAGATAATCTAGCCAAAGCAAAAGAAATCGTGATTTCTATGGGATTTAATGTTGAGAATGAGCCAATTGAAGGGCATTTTCATGTTACTTTTAGCAAATATATGCCAGGCTCTATCGTACCATTGATGGTGGAACTTCACTGGAACATTTTAAGAAGTAACACGTCTGTATTAAACATTGAAGAATTTTGGGCGGCCTCCACCCCTGAAAAAAACAATCCATATATTAGAAACTTAGACCCTCAGCATGAGTTTTATATGATTTGCTTGCATGGATGGCGACATAACTTAGACGCAGCAAAGTATTTTTTAGATATCATTCAAATGTGTGAGATTTTAAAAGGTAAAATTGATATTCCAAAAATGCTAACAGACTCCAAGCAGCATCACACAAGAAAACGTTTAGAAAAAACGCTATCTATTGTTCATCAAACATATCCTGAGTTAGAACATTTAAGTTTTTACTCGGCTATTAATCACGAAAAATACAAGCTCGACTATTATGTCCATCGTCATACTAAAGTTTCATTGATAAGATATATTGATCGTATATCACATCGTTTTTTTAACTATGATTTAATTACGTATAGCTTTAAAGAAATAAAAAAGTGGTGCATTCAAAGGTATAATAACAGCAGATAA
- the nadE gene encoding ammonia-dependent NAD(+) synthetase: protein MTIQQQIMKELNVSPTITPSEEARKRVDFLKSYVKTAHAKGFVLGISGGQDSSLAGRLAQLAVEELRTEGYEAKFIAVRLPHGVQKDEDDAQASLDFIKPDETITFNIEKTVTSFSQTFNEAAGHELGDFHKGNVKARVRMITQYAIGGENGLLVIGTDHAAEAVTGFFTKYGDGGADVLPLSGLTKRQGKALLKELGADKRLYEKIPTADLLDNKPGQADETELGIKYDELDDYLEGKEVTPEVAEKIEKRYRMTEHKRQLPATMFDAWWK, encoded by the coding sequence ATGACAATTCAACAGCAAATTATGAAAGAACTAAATGTTTCTCCAACAATCACTCCATCAGAAGAGGCTCGTAAACGTGTTGATTTTTTGAAATCGTATGTGAAAACAGCTCATGCAAAAGGATTTGTGTTAGGGATTAGTGGAGGTCAAGACTCAAGCCTAGCAGGAAGGCTCGCTCAGCTTGCCGTTGAAGAACTTCGTACAGAAGGCTATGAAGCAAAATTTATTGCGGTTCGTTTGCCGCATGGAGTTCAAAAAGATGAAGACGATGCGCAAGCGTCTTTGGATTTTATTAAGCCTGATGAAACAATTACATTTAATATTGAAAAAACAGTCACATCGTTTTCACAAACTTTTAATGAAGCAGCTGGTCATGAATTAGGAGACTTTCATAAAGGAAATGTAAAAGCACGAGTTCGTATGATTACACAGTATGCAATTGGTGGAGAGAATGGATTATTGGTAATAGGAACAGATCATGCTGCCGAAGCAGTCACGGGATTTTTCACGAAGTATGGAGACGGGGGAGCAGACGTCTTGCCGTTATCTGGGTTAACAAAGCGCCAAGGAAAAGCACTATTAAAAGAACTAGGTGCAGATAAGCGCTTATATGAGAAGATTCCAACTGCAGATTTACTGGATAACAAGCCAGGCCAAGCGGACGAAACGGAATTAGGCATTAAGTACGATGAGCTGGATGATTATTTAGAAGGAAAAGAAGTGACACCTGAAGTAGCTGAAAAAATTGAGAAGCGCTATCGCATGACTGAGCATAAGCGCCAGCTACCGGCAACGATGTTTGATGCATGGTGGAAATAA
- the nadD gene encoding nicotinate (nicotinamide) nucleotide adenylyltransferase, with the protein MEENKWNELKQLNNTKQLNQLTSPGVKIGIYGSSFDPVTNVHLWTASTVAHRKKLDYIIFLPSSNKRTDKRLQTTDEHRVAMIQKAISTNPKFLLDTYELNVLPGYHYTYYTMDYFKKLLPKASFYFIMGADLLIDIADGKWKMSEELVSENQFIVMARNGIDMLQAISRSPLLRNYDDGRFQLLDKGLAMEISSTYIREEFAKGGEPRYLLPDACYDYIKNHHLYKR; encoded by the coding sequence ATGGAAGAAAACAAGTGGAACGAGCTAAAGCAGTTAAATAATACGAAGCAACTTAATCAACTTACTTCACCGGGAGTAAAGATTGGAATATATGGTTCATCTTTTGATCCAGTTACTAATGTACACTTATGGACCGCATCAACCGTAGCTCATCGTAAAAAGCTTGATTATATTATATTTCTTCCATCTTCTAATAAACGCACAGATAAACGCTTGCAGACAACAGATGAACATCGCGTTGCTATGATTCAAAAAGCTATTTCAACTAATCCTAAGTTTTTATTAGATACTTATGAACTAAACGTATTACCAGGTTATCACTACACATACTACACAATGGATTATTTTAAAAAACTTTTGCCAAAAGCAAGTTTTTATTTCATCATGGGGGCAGATTTACTGATTGATATTGCGGATGGTAAATGGAAAATGTCAGAAGAGCTTGTCAGTGAAAACCAATTTATTGTCATGGCTCGAAATGGCATTGACATGTTACAAGCCATTAGTCGTTCACCTCTTTTACGCAATTATGATGATGGTCGCTTTCAGCTCTTAGATAAAGGATTAGCCATGGAAATTAGCTCTACTTATATCAGAGAAGAATTCGCTAAAGGCGGAGAGCCTCGCTATTTATTGCCGGACGCATGTTACGACTATATTAAAAATCATCATTTATATAAAAGATAA
- a CDS encoding ABC transporter ATP-binding protein/permease, which produces MNVKRFIEGLNIEQYLSIKDMKRIFVWVAPYVKRYKIAYIGLFVLLFVDIAVTLGFAWFFGNITDAAVHSDFEKLKWFVLVGIGLSFISIVTNFIDTYLEAIAINAVKRDVNLDLYKRLLLLSEKNISNKHSGELVSHFTNDIHKIEGVIGRGLINLIRFPVISIAALIYLTNISWKLSLFSLSVAPVAMLGGAVFGILLRNNSRIVNELISQIIRKLNDTFQGLTIIRSFTLENVFFQSYGNKIKDLYNLELKETKIKGWFYAGGQAVGSTAFLISLVVGAYFVTSDVITIGALLTFVNLINHLISPLTGLAGQWAGYQRAISALERIVDVFEQPITSKALPTQQSAKYPVHHSEIEFRNVSFKYNEGEDLFSNLNLKVPAGKVTAIVGPSGGGKSTLFKLLQRFYEPDLGCVLIDSNPLQNLSIEEVRNSISYVPQETFLFSDTVRENLKMAKPCLTDDEMYQASRHANIHQDIEALANGYDTEVGERGSKLSGGQRQRVAIARALLKDAPILLLDEATSALDNEAEHLIKESLSQLMKNRTTLIIAHRLSTIQHADFIVVMDQGKIVQVGAHTELIKEQGLYRELHDKQFFKEEPSQQPITC; this is translated from the coding sequence ATGAATGTTAAACGATTCATTGAAGGGTTAAACATTGAGCAGTACTTATCAATTAAAGATATGAAGCGCATTTTTGTATGGGTAGCCCCGTATGTTAAGCGATATAAGATAGCTTATATTGGACTGTTTGTCTTACTATTTGTAGACATAGCTGTAACCTTGGGGTTTGCCTGGTTCTTTGGAAATATAACAGATGCAGCTGTCCACAGCGATTTTGAAAAATTAAAGTGGTTTGTTTTGGTAGGAATAGGATTGTCTTTTATTAGTATCGTAACTAATTTTATTGATACATACTTAGAAGCAATTGCTATAAATGCAGTAAAAAGAGACGTGAACTTGGATTTATATAAGCGTCTCTTACTTTTAAGTGAAAAAAATATATCTAATAAGCATTCGGGAGAGCTTGTTTCACACTTTACAAACGATATTCATAAAATTGAAGGAGTCATCGGCCGGGGATTAATTAACTTAATTCGCTTTCCAGTTATATCAATTGCCGCGTTAATTTATCTAACTAATATTAGTTGGAAACTTTCATTATTTAGTCTATCAGTAGCCCCGGTTGCAATGCTAGGAGGAGCAGTTTTTGGTATCCTTCTACGAAACAACAGTCGAATTGTCAATGAGTTGATTAGTCAGATTATCAGAAAGTTGAATGATACATTTCAAGGTCTTACAATCATTCGGTCTTTTACATTGGAAAACGTCTTCTTTCAAAGCTATGGAAATAAAATTAAGGATCTTTATAACCTAGAGCTTAAAGAAACGAAGATTAAAGGCTGGTTTTATGCGGGAGGACAAGCGGTTGGTTCAACCGCATTTTTAATTAGTCTAGTAGTTGGAGCTTATTTTGTAACAAGTGATGTCATTACAATAGGTGCATTATTAACTTTTGTCAATTTAATTAATCACCTGATTTCACCACTTACAGGGTTAGCTGGTCAGTGGGCAGGCTATCAGCGTGCAATATCTGCTTTAGAACGAATTGTAGATGTATTTGAACAGCCAATAACATCAAAAGCTTTACCTACTCAGCAATCGGCTAAATATCCAGTTCATCATAGTGAAATTGAATTTCGAAATGTTTCATTCAAATATAATGAGGGTGAAGACCTTTTTAGTAATCTAAACTTGAAAGTACCAGCTGGAAAAGTGACTGCAATTGTTGGGCCAAGTGGTGGTGGCAAGTCTACATTATTTAAATTATTACAGCGTTTTTATGAACCTGATTTAGGTTGTGTATTAATTGATAGTAATCCTCTTCAAAACTTAAGTATTGAAGAAGTGAGAAACTCAATTTCCTATGTGCCGCAAGAAACATTTTTATTCAGTGACACTGTAAGAGAAAATTTAAAAATGGCAAAACCTTGCTTGACGGATGATGAGATGTATCAAGCTTCACGTCATGCTAATATCCATCAAGATATTGAAGCTTTAGCTAATGGATATGACACTGAAGTGGGAGAGCGAGGGTCTAAATTGTCAGGTGGGCAAAGACAACGTGTTGCTATTGCAAGAGCGCTTTTAAAAGATGCACCTATTCTGCTGTTAGATGAAGCAACATCTGCTTTAGATAATGAAGCGGAGCATCTTATTAAGGAATCTTTAAGTCAACTTATGAAGAATCGAACAACATTAATTATTGCTCATCGATTGTCGACCATACAGCACGCTGATTTTATTGTAGTAATGGATCAAGGAAAGATTGTACAAGTAGGTGCTCATACCGAGCTAATAAAGGAACAGGGGTTATATCGAGAGCTTCATGATAAACAATTTTTTAAAGAAGAACCTTCTCAACAACCTATCACATGTTGA
- a CDS encoding (Fe-S)-binding protein has protein sequence MTTIKERELIQKQFKEKMNEDELLNCMRCGFCLPTCPTYIESGFQESHSPRGRIALMKAVVDGIIEPDEDVEKSLNMCLGCRACEPVCPSGVNYGHLLEEARDIINQNKKHSIPVKVVRKVVFEGLFPHQNRMQNMTGLLGFYQRSGLQRVVRSTGILKLLPDNLASMEKVLPTVPTLKEMKERPTHLPAKNETKKRVAFFAGCLMDTMFMQTNDATMKLLQLAGCEIVIPQNQACCGALHGHSGEKDAAKKLAKRNIQAFEDLNVDYIITNAGGCGAFLIDYDHLLKDDPQWAQRAQTFSSKLKDISSILVDLEFFNKKLSLPQQVITYQDSCHLRNVMKTSSEPRRLLKAIANVEYREMKNADSCCGSAGIYNIVESEMSMQILDTKMQSAVATQATTIVTANPGCLLQMKLGIEREGLSSKVRAVHLVDLLLEAVQE, from the coding sequence ATGACAACAATAAAAGAGCGAGAGCTTATCCAAAAACAATTTAAAGAGAAAATGAACGAAGATGAACTATTAAACTGTATGCGCTGCGGGTTTTGCTTACCAACCTGCCCTACTTATATTGAATCAGGTTTTCAAGAATCACATTCTCCAAGAGGACGAATTGCGCTTATGAAAGCTGTTGTCGATGGGATTATTGAACCTGATGAAGATGTAGAAAAATCCTTAAACATGTGCCTTGGCTGCAGAGCTTGTGAACCTGTATGTCCTTCAGGAGTCAATTATGGACATTTATTAGAGGAAGCAAGGGATATTATTAATCAAAATAAAAAGCATTCCATTCCTGTAAAAGTCGTTCGAAAAGTAGTGTTTGAAGGATTGTTCCCTCATCAAAACCGCATGCAAAACATGACGGGGTTACTTGGCTTTTACCAGCGCTCTGGTTTACAACGCGTTGTTCGCTCGACAGGAATATTAAAGTTGCTTCCAGATAACCTAGCATCAATGGAAAAAGTGTTACCTACTGTTCCAACTTTAAAAGAGATGAAAGAACGCCCTACACACCTACCTGCAAAAAATGAAACCAAAAAACGCGTTGCATTTTTTGCAGGTTGCTTGATGGATACGATGTTCATGCAAACAAATGACGCTACGATGAAGCTTCTTCAGCTTGCAGGTTGTGAAATTGTTATTCCTCAAAATCAAGCTTGCTGCGGGGCTCTACATGGCCATAGCGGTGAAAAAGATGCAGCTAAAAAGCTCGCGAAACGTAACATTCAAGCATTTGAAGATTTGAATGTAGATTACATTATCACAAATGCAGGAGGCTGTGGTGCCTTTTTAATTGATTACGATCACCTGTTAAAAGATGATCCTCAGTGGGCTCAGCGTGCTCAAACGTTCTCAAGTAAACTAAAAGATATAAGCAGCATTCTTGTCGACCTTGAATTTTTCAACAAGAAACTTTCATTACCTCAACAGGTGATTACGTATCAAGATTCTTGTCATTTACGAAACGTTATGAAAACATCAAGTGAACCTAGAAGGTTATTAAAAGCGATTGCTAACGTAGAATACCGCGAAATGAAAAACGCAGATAGCTGCTGTGGATCTGCTGGTATTTATAACATTGTTGAATCCGAAATGTCTATGCAAATCCTTGATACAAAAATGCAAAGTGCTGTGGCTACGCAAGCTACAACAATTGTGACAGCTAACCCTGGCTGCCTGCTTCAAATGAAGCTGGGAATTGAAAGAGAAGGATTATCGTCAAAAGTAAGAGCTGTTCACCTCGTCGATTTATTGCTTGAAGCCGTGCAAGAATAA
- a CDS encoding cysteine hydrolase produces the protein MRALINIDYTNDFVDDKGALTCGEPGQRIESEIVSLTKEFIDNGDYVVFAIDLHEENDQYHPETKLYPPHNIRETKGRSLYGRLQEVYDTYTESQNTYWMDKTRYSAFAGTNLEMKLRERGITEVHLIGVCTDICVLHTAVDAYNKGFNITVYEKAVASFNQAGHEWALTHFTNSLNATVIK, from the coding sequence ATGAGAGCACTTATAAACATTGATTATACGAATGATTTTGTAGACGATAAGGGAGCTTTAACTTGTGGAGAGCCTGGACAGCGAATTGAATCGGAAATAGTTAGCTTAACCAAGGAATTTATTGATAACGGTGACTATGTGGTATTTGCGATTGATTTGCACGAAGAAAATGATCAATACCATCCTGAAACCAAATTATATCCGCCGCATAATATCAGAGAAACAAAAGGAAGAAGTTTATATGGTAGGTTACAAGAGGTATATGATACGTACACAGAAAGCCAAAACACTTACTGGATGGATAAAACAAGGTACAGTGCTTTTGCAGGCACAAATTTGGAAATGAAGCTTCGGGAAAGAGGCATTACTGAAGTGCATTTAATAGGGGTATGCACCGATATTTGTGTTTTGCATACTGCTGTAGATGCCTATAATAAAGGCTTTAATATCACAGTGTATGAAAAGGCAGTTGCAAGTTTTAACCAAGCAGGGCATGAATGGGCATTAACTCATTTTACGAATTCACTAAACGCAACGGTTATTAAATAA
- a CDS encoding S24/S26 family peptidase: MEQQGWINIPAIGMSMYPNIKEGDSCRFVTCNLSYLSKGDIVLFESQEGKLVAHRFISRKQDDKGSFYLFKGDTNLRLDDVIRPSSIIGKLETIKKGNRIIESTSFLNKLWGRLVVSLPFLSRLLNIYIHRVLGK; encoded by the coding sequence ATGGAACAACAAGGGTGGATCAATATTCCCGCAATTGGAATGAGTATGTACCCAAACATTAAAGAAGGAGATTCTTGTCGATTTGTAACGTGCAATCTATCCTATTTATCAAAGGGTGATATTGTTTTATTTGAATCTCAAGAAGGAAAGCTTGTGGCACACCGGTTTATTTCTAGGAAACAAGACGACAAAGGAAGCTTTTACTTATTTAAAGGTGATACGAACTTACGTCTAGATGATGTTATTCGCCCAAGTTCAATTATTGGAAAGTTAGAAACAATTAAAAAAGGTAATCGGATAATCGAGTCTACAAGCTTCTTAAATAAACTATGGGGAAGACTAGTAGTTTCATTGCCATTTCTATCGAGATTGTTAAATATATATATTCATCGCGTTCTTGGGAAGTGA
- a CDS encoding nicotinate phosphoribosyltransferase — MTLYKDDSIMLHTDLYQINMGETYWEDGIHNKKSVFEVFFRKLPFGNGYAVFAGLERIINYIESFRFSESDIMYLREEVGFKEDYLDFLKELRFTGNIRSMVEGELVFQNEPILRIEAPLIEAQLVETAILNIVNYQTLIATKASRIKHVVGEQIAMEFGTRRAQEMDAAIWGTRAAYIGGFQATSNVRAGKKFGIPVAGTHAHSMVQAYKDEYVAFHKYARRHKDCVFLVDTYDTLKSGVPNAIKVAQELGDKINFRAIRLDSGDLTYLSKKARQLLDEAGFVDTKIVASNDLDEDTIMHLKSQGAQIDMWGVGTKLITAYDQPALGAVYKLVSIEGDSGEMVDTIKISANPEKVSTPGLKRVYRIINKLNGRSEGDYITLEGEDPQSEERLKMFHPVHTFISKFVTNFEAKELHQDIYKNGELVYQTPNLQAIQQYAEDNLELLWDEYKRTRNPEEYPVDLSEKCWENKARQINEVRKKVSSKLNQG, encoded by the coding sequence ATGACTTTATATAAAGATGACAGCATTATGCTTCATACGGATTTGTATCAAATTAATATGGGTGAAACTTATTGGGAAGATGGCATTCATAATAAGAAATCAGTGTTTGAGGTATTCTTTCGCAAGCTTCCATTTGGAAACGGCTATGCAGTGTTTGCTGGGTTAGAGCGCATTATAAATTATATTGAAAGCTTTCGTTTTTCAGAATCAGACATTATGTATTTACGTGAAGAAGTAGGATTTAAAGAAGACTATTTAGATTTTTTAAAAGAGCTACGCTTTACAGGGAATATTCGCTCAATGGTAGAAGGAGAACTTGTGTTTCAAAATGAGCCTATTTTACGAATTGAAGCCCCCCTCATTGAAGCTCAGCTTGTTGAAACAGCTATTTTAAACATCGTCAATTATCAAACGCTAATTGCTACAAAAGCTTCTCGAATTAAACATGTAGTTGGAGAGCAAATAGCAATGGAATTCGGTACTCGCCGCGCTCAGGAAATGGATGCAGCAATCTGGGGAACAAGAGCGGCATACATCGGTGGATTTCAGGCCACGTCAAACGTGAGAGCAGGAAAGAAATTTGGTATTCCAGTGGCAGGAACGCATGCGCACTCAATGGTTCAAGCTTATAAAGACGAGTACGTAGCGTTTCATAAATACGCTCGCCGCCATAAAGACTGTGTATTCTTAGTTGATACGTATGATACCTTAAAATCAGGCGTGCCAAATGCTATTAAAGTTGCACAAGAATTAGGCGATAAAATAAACTTTCGAGCGATTCGATTAGATAGTGGAGATTTAACATACCTTTCTAAAAAAGCACGCCAGCTTTTAGATGAGGCTGGATTTGTTGATACAAAAATCGTTGCTTCAAATGACCTTGATGAAGATACTATTATGCATTTAAAATCTCAAGGTGCTCAAATTGATATGTGGGGTGTTGGTACAAAGCTTATTACGGCATATGATCAGCCGGCATTAGGTGCTGTATACAAGCTTGTATCTATTGAAGGAGACAGCGGTGAAATGGTGGATACAATTAAAATTAGTGCTAACCCAGAAAAAGTAAGTACACCAGGTTTAAAGCGCGTATATCGTATCATTAATAAGCTGAATGGACGATCAGAAGGAGATTACATTACTCTTGAGGGTGAAGATCCGCAAAGTGAGGAAAGGTTGAAAATGTTTCATCCAGTTCATACGTTTATCAGTAAGTTTGTAACCAACTTTGAGGCGAAAGAACTTCATCAAGATATTTATAAAAATGGAGAGCTGGTGTATCAAACACCAAATTTACAGGCGATTCAGCAATATGCAGAAGATAATTTAGAGTTGCTTTGGGATGAATATAAGCGCACGAGAAATCCAGAAGAATACCCGGTTGATTTAAGTGAAAAGTGCTGGGAAAACAAAGCGCGTCAAATAAATGAAGTGCGTAAAAAAGTTTCGTCCAAATTAAATCAAGGTTAA
- a CDS encoding NUDIX hydrolase yields MLNHDQKSVKKEYPKPYGYTADIAVFTIVATEKEAYKPPKMVLKLMLIQRAILNAEGEQNIEAGKWALPGGFVHPNESAYEAAKRELEEETGVSGIHMKQYGIYDKPGRDARGWVISNAHYAIVPEEMLAKRQANDDAANVELFDLEEVFSLPLAFDHAQIIQDGITEIKKDLLQTTVAQKFLPKMFTYSELQAVLLTITDNPAIRSDQAFARKIRMLPFIEEVEGQTTTRTSKKPTKLYQFIDADFATSIYTARY; encoded by the coding sequence ATGTTAAATCATGATCAAAAAAGTGTAAAAAAAGAATACCCAAAGCCATACGGATATACGGCAGATATTGCTGTGTTTACGATTGTAGCTACTGAAAAAGAAGCATATAAACCACCAAAAATGGTATTAAAATTAATGTTGATTCAACGAGCAATTTTAAATGCCGAAGGTGAACAAAACATTGAAGCAGGTAAATGGGCGCTTCCAGGTGGCTTTGTACACCCTAACGAATCGGCTTATGAAGCAGCTAAGCGTGAACTAGAAGAAGAAACGGGCGTATCGGGTATTCATATGAAGCAGTACGGAATATACGATAAACCTGGTAGAGACGCACGGGGATGGGTTATTTCAAATGCTCATTATGCTATTGTGCCAGAAGAAATGTTGGCAAAAAGGCAAGCGAATGACGATGCAGCAAACGTTGAGTTGTTTGACCTAGAAGAAGTTTTTTCACTGCCATTGGCGTTTGATCACGCTCAAATTATTCAAGATGGCATTACTGAAATAAAAAAAGATCTCCTACAAACGACGGTTGCACAAAAGTTTTTACCTAAAATGTTTACTTACTCTGAACTTCAGGCTGTATTGCTTACAATTACGGATAATCCAGCAATTCGGAGTGATCAGGCGTTTGCGCGTAAGATTCGCATGCTGCCTTTTATTGAAGAAGTAGAGGGACAAACAACAACTAGAACATCTAAAAAGCCAACAAAGCTATATCAGTTTATTGATGCAGATTTTGCTACATCTATCTACACAGCTAGGTATTAA
- the glcD gene encoding glycolate oxidase subunit GlcD, producing the protein MIPIELKKSFEDIVGAHNYDDSKAGRLVYSYDATPQFQSLPDAVIAPKNTEEVVAIVKLCNQHNIPIVPRGSGTNLCAGTCPTEGGIVLLFKHMNKVLEIDEENLTATVQPGVITLDFIHQVEEKGLFYPPDPSSMKISTIGGNINENSGGLRGLKYGVTRDYVLGLEVVLANGDIIKTGGKLAKDVAGYDLTRLFVGSEGTLGIITKAVLKLIPMPEAKMTMLALYQDLEAAAKSVSTIIANKIIPTTLEFLDQPTLKVVEDFAKIGLPTDVKAVLLIEQDGPIDIVKRDMSSMAAICKREHALSVKVASSEKEADDLRTARRSALSALARLKPTTILEDATVPRSEIAKMVVATNEIAEKYGLTVCTFGHAGDGNLHPTCLTDVRNHEEIERVEQAFEEIFIKAIELGGTITGEHGVGVMKAPYLELKVGKEGIAAMKAIKASLDPNNILNPGKIFAKDSRKRVVISR; encoded by the coding sequence ATGATACCTATTGAACTAAAGAAATCCTTTGAAGACATTGTCGGTGCCCATAATTATGATGACTCAAAAGCCGGACGACTCGTTTATTCCTACGACGCTACGCCTCAATTTCAATCGCTGCCCGATGCCGTTATTGCACCCAAAAATACTGAAGAAGTAGTAGCTATTGTAAAGCTATGCAATCAACATAATATCCCGATTGTACCTAGAGGATCTGGTACAAACTTATGTGCTGGTACTTGTCCAACTGAAGGTGGAATTGTTCTTTTATTTAAACATATGAACAAAGTGCTAGAAATCGATGAAGAAAACTTAACAGCTACGGTTCAGCCTGGAGTCATTACATTAGACTTTATCCACCAAGTTGAAGAAAAAGGACTCTTTTATCCTCCAGACCCAAGCTCAATGAAAATTTCTACAATTGGTGGCAACATCAATGAAAACTCAGGTGGGCTTCGCGGACTTAAATACGGAGTTACGCGCGATTATGTGTTAGGCCTTGAAGTGGTGCTTGCCAATGGAGATATTATTAAGACCGGAGGAAAACTGGCAAAAGATGTGGCTGGCTACGATTTAACACGTTTATTTGTCGGCTCAGAAGGAACTCTTGGAATCATTACAAAAGCAGTCTTAAAACTAATACCAATGCCTGAAGCGAAAATGACAATGCTTGCCCTTTATCAAGACCTTGAAGCTGCAGCAAAGTCCGTATCGACGATTATTGCCAATAAAATTATTCCGACCACTCTTGAATTTTTAGATCAGCCAACGTTGAAAGTTGTAGAGGACTTTGCAAAAATTGGCCTTCCTACCGATGTAAAAGCTGTTCTTTTAATTGAACAAGATGGACCGATTGATATCGTCAAGCGAGATATGAGTAGCATGGCTGCTATTTGTAAAAGAGAGCATGCCCTATCGGTAAAGGTAGCTAGTTCGGAAAAAGAAGCGGATGATTTGCGTACAGCAAGAAGGTCTGCCCTTTCAGCTTTGGCTCGTTTAAAACCCACGACGATTCTAGAAGACGCAACGGTTCCAAGATCTGAAATTGCTAAAATGGTTGTGGCTACTAATGAAATTGCTGAAAAATATGGGTTAACAGTTTGTACATTCGGTCACGCTGGAGATGGCAACCTTCATCCAACATGCTTAACCGATGTTCGAAACCATGAAGAAATTGAGCGTGTCGAACAAGCTTTTGAAGAAATTTTTATAAAAGCTATTGAACTTGGGGGCACCATTACTGGTGAACACGGAGTTGGCGTCATGAAAGCCCCTTACCTTGAACTCAAGGTAGGTAAAGAAGGGATTGCTGCTATGAAAGCTATTAAAGCCTCTCTAGACCCAAATAACATTCTAAACCCTGGTAAAATCTTTGCTAAAGACTCGCGAAAACGGGTGGTGATTTCAAGATGA